A portion of the Deltaproteobacteria bacterium genome contains these proteins:
- a CDS encoding HTTM domain-containing protein: protein MKPVSRTIRAAQNTCARLLSGFDRFFFQAASPSAVALFRIFFSATLLLNLAMRIPHTEFYYTDAGGMALEYAIQVLPEFHQPAFTWLPSGYGEALAMQIVQATALFGLLFGVFGRIGSRLLALIAFLTHVALMQRNISIVYGADIVSTFWLFGLLFMDSTEAISVRAFLRDRSTRNSGIKPVWLEPVWSRTLTSVGLRLSQIQLSLIYGYTGFEKLKGGDWWDQTAIWKVLGNEQLMMADLSFLKSVPLIIGLATWGTVLFEVYAPVLLWVKSSRRWVMLAGWALHLGIAATMGLFVFSFTMMAGYLLFLESDEVHSLLNRFGGNKVARL, encoded by the coding sequence GTGAAACCGGTAAGTAGAACGATAAGAGCCGCGCAAAATACTTGCGCGAGATTGTTGTCCGGTTTCGATCGCTTCTTTTTTCAGGCAGCAAGCCCATCCGCAGTCGCGCTATTTCGAATCTTTTTCTCGGCAACTCTCCTCTTGAATCTAGCGATGCGAATTCCACACACGGAATTTTATTACACGGACGCAGGCGGAATGGCGCTGGAATATGCCATTCAAGTTCTGCCGGAGTTTCACCAGCCTGCATTCACGTGGCTTCCTTCAGGATACGGCGAAGCGTTGGCTATGCAGATCGTTCAAGCCACAGCGCTTTTTGGTCTTTTGTTTGGGGTGTTCGGTAGAATCGGAAGTCGGCTTCTAGCTCTGATTGCGTTTTTAACTCACGTGGCGCTGATGCAGCGAAATATTTCGATTGTCTATGGCGCCGACATTGTGTCGACCTTTTGGCTTTTCGGTCTTTTGTTTATGGACTCAACCGAGGCTATTTCGGTTCGGGCCTTTTTGCGCGATAGGTCTACTAGAAATAGCGGTATTAAACCAGTTTGGCTTGAACCAGTTTGGTCGCGAACTCTAACGAGCGTTGGTCTTCGGCTGTCGCAGATCCAGCTGAGCCTTATTTACGGCTACACCGGTTTTGAAAAGTTAAAGGGCGGGGATTGGTGGGATCAGACAGCTATATGGAAGGTTCTTGGTAACGAGCAGCTAATGATGGCGGATCTCAGTTTTCTGAAGTCCGTCCCATTGATCATTGGTCTTGCAACCTGGGGGACGGTGCTGTTTGAAGTTTATGCTCCAGTATTGCTATGGGTTAAATCGTCGCGCCGTTGGGTCATGCTGGCTGGTTGGGCGCTGCATCTAGGGATTGCTGCCACAATGGGTTTGTTCGTGTTTAGTTTTACGATGATGGCGGGCTATCTGCTATTTCTTGAATCCGACGAGGTTCACTCGCTCTTAAATCGGTTTGGTGGTAACAAAGTCGCCAGACTTTAA
- the psd gene encoding phosphatidylserine decarboxylase (Phosphatidylserine decarboxylase is synthesized as a single chain precursor. Generation of the pyruvoyl active site from a Ser is coupled to cleavage of a Gly-Ser bond between the larger (beta) and smaller (alpha chains). It is an integral membrane protein.) — protein MGKNLSGLISNFAMSVLMPVLPKDDLSYWVGRLVHQKLPDPVRLASMEAFVKAYGIDMTEAELPLESYQSIGDLFTRKLKEDIRPLGTGLVHPCDSKIAEAGPVDAGKLTQVKGVTYSCEELLQNQAAADLFKDGTFATYYLCPTDYHRVHIPMDVSVEEVIHIPGAFWPVNQWSVSNVPKLYAINERVAMIFRTDQGERLALVMVAATNVGAITCSFEPRVNSTNRQSGRAITHIHYGSDGMRSSVERQDKSILEGPAIHLKKGDEAGVFSMGSSVVMLMDRALSLRLGLSEERLASLRGQAVKQGQSMIPAVWT, from the coding sequence ATGGGAAAAAATCTCTCCGGTCTAATCTCGAATTTCGCAATGTCGGTCTTGATGCCGGTTTTGCCAAAAGATGACTTAAGTTACTGGGTTGGCCGGCTGGTCCACCAGAAGCTTCCAGATCCTGTTCGCCTTGCCAGCATGGAAGCGTTTGTTAAGGCCTACGGCATTGATATGACCGAGGCTGAGCTTCCGCTTGAATCCTATCAGTCGATTGGTGATCTTTTCACGCGGAAGCTGAAAGAAGATATTCGCCCACTCGGTACTGGCCTTGTTCACCCCTGTGACTCAAAGATTGCGGAAGCGGGACCTGTCGATGCCGGGAAGCTTACTCAGGTAAAAGGGGTCACCTATTCTTGCGAAGAGCTTCTTCAAAACCAGGCCGCTGCGGACCTATTCAAAGACGGTACCTTTGCCACTTATTATCTTTGTCCCACTGACTATCACCGGGTTCACATTCCGATGGATGTTTCTGTCGAAGAAGTCATTCACATTCCCGGTGCCTTTTGGCCGGTGAATCAGTGGAGTGTCAGCAACGTGCCGAAACTCTATGCTATCAACGAGCGCGTAGCGATGATCTTTCGTACCGATCAGGGCGAGCGCTTAGCACTAGTCATGGTTGCGGCCACCAATGTTGGAGCGATCACTTGCTCGTTTGAACCGAGAGTCAATTCTACGAATCGTCAATCGGGTCGCGCGATCACGCACATTCATTACGGCAGTGATGGAATGAGATCATCCGTCGAACGCCAGGATAAATCCATTTTAGAAGGTCCGGCCATTCACTTGAAGAAAGGTGACGAAGCCGGAGTCTTTTCGATGGGAAGTTCTGTTGTGATGCTGATGGATCGAGCCTTAAGCCTGCGACTAGGGCTTAGTGAAGAGCGTTTAGCTTCGCTCCGGGGGCAAGCGGTGAAGCAGGGTCAGTCGATGATTCCGGCCGTGTGGACGTAG
- the scpB gene encoding SMC-Scp complex subunit ScpB encodes MSDIENEVVKSPLADQLEALSAENETAAENITEQVEFQEPDLEFVESLDNPALDNPMMVGEVEQLPMLGLEEAAVEIEEEEIPDEPTEFIDHDKLVSIVESLLFSTDKPVSVATFKALFKGSNIRTKDIMRALDQLASSYAAAERGVTLEEIHGGYQLRTKVDNTEYLRRLAKVRPFRLSGPALEVLAIAAYKQPITKTEVDQIRGVESGHLMRALMERGMVGFGEKSDLPGRPMTYVTTRKFLETFGLRNLKELPTLAEIDDLLPEGIGGEEEKETLSDLTSAMSNEISSSYSVGEEELQDISESLKVIDTTSEFFEQEKVRQRVERDRDRAQDIRERITVGEDVEEKDRRWLARYEAKQEQMAQAAQAGEATGPLVVEDEAEGTQEAQSLATALSALTAETSDSLAESEQPDSEEEMVDELSVKPDFSEDDSFQEDEK; translated from the coding sequence ATGTCTGATATTGAAAATGAAGTGGTGAAAAGCCCTTTAGCAGATCAGTTGGAAGCATTGTCGGCTGAAAACGAAACGGCTGCCGAAAACATCACCGAGCAGGTGGAATTTCAAGAGCCCGATTTGGAATTCGTCGAGAGTCTCGATAATCCCGCTCTCGACAATCCAATGATGGTTGGTGAAGTGGAACAGCTGCCGATGCTTGGTCTTGAAGAGGCCGCCGTCGAAATTGAAGAGGAAGAAATTCCCGACGAACCGACGGAATTCATCGATCACGATAAACTTGTTTCGATTGTCGAATCGCTTCTGTTTTCGACAGATAAGCCTGTTTCAGTTGCAACTTTTAAAGCTTTATTTAAAGGCTCGAACATTCGTACCAAAGATATTATGCGAGCGCTGGATCAATTGGCGTCAAGTTATGCGGCTGCAGAGCGCGGAGTGACGCTTGAAGAAATTCACGGCGGCTATCAGCTTCGAACAAAAGTGGATAATACGGAATACCTTCGTCGTCTGGCAAAGGTCCGTCCGTTTCGTCTTTCGGGACCTGCGCTAGAAGTGCTTGCGATCGCGGCTTACAAACAGCCGATAACAAAAACCGAAGTCGATCAAATTCGCGGCGTCGAATCGGGCCACTTGATGCGCGCCCTCATGGAGCGCGGCATGGTGGGCTTTGGTGAAAAATCAGATTTGCCGGGTCGGCCAATGACTTACGTCACGACGAGAAAGTTTCTTGAAACTTTTGGTCTCCGCAATCTGAAAGAGCTTCCGACCCTTGCCGAAATCGACGACCTTCTACCGGAGGGGATCGGCGGAGAAGAAGAAAAGGAAACGCTCTCGGATTTGACTTCTGCGATGTCGAACGAAATTTCCTCGTCCTACTCGGTGGGCGAAGAGGAACTTCAAGATATTTCCGAAAGCCTAAAGGTTATCGACACGACGTCTGAATTCTTTGAACAAGAAAAAGTTCGGCAACGAGTCGAACGCGATCGCGATCGTGCGCAGGATATTCGCGAACGTATCACGGTAGGCGAAGATGTCGAAGAGAAAGATCGACGTTGGTTGGCGCGCTATGAGGCAAAGCAAGAGCAGATGGCTCAGGCCGCGCAAGCGGGTGAAGCCACTGGCCCGTTGGTTGTCGAAGACGAGGCTGAAGGGACTCAGGAAGCTCAAAGTCTTGCCACTGCACTGAGTGCACTTACAGCTGAAACTTCGGATAGTTTGGCAGAATCCGAGCAACCAGACTCCGAAGAGGAAATGGTCGACGAACTTTCGGTAAAGCCTGACTTCTCAGAAGATGATTCGTTTCAAGAGGATGAAAAGTGA
- a CDS encoding methyltransferase domain-containing protein: MPDGILKPSWIHLEKDHDETFLDSDLLVMDLFHGEDTGWLSQMTTLISEYAKPGDKILDPFSGLGTTLVAAGLLGFEASGIEIDASRVSLTEARLAKVPAEKWDRSNVSIKRGDARALPYEKDTFDLVLTSVPYFGADRSPDHGWTRATGQLYFSEIYEEYIGHMEVVLKELSRVLKPGGRCILVAENIRNRDGHFFPMAWDIARIMGFLFQLKDERILTYPRSLHKEKITVESDPFATNRRHEYVLVGIKTAY, from the coding sequence ATGCCTGACGGAATTTTGAAACCGAGCTGGATTCACCTCGAAAAAGATCACGACGAGACTTTCTTGGACTCCGACCTTTTAGTGATGGATCTCTTTCACGGCGAAGATACCGGTTGGTTAAGTCAAATGACGACACTGATCTCAGAATACGCGAAGCCCGGCGACAAGATTCTTGATCCTTTCAGTGGCCTTGGAACAACACTGGTCGCCGCAGGACTTTTAGGATTTGAAGCCAGTGGAATTGAAATCGACGCCTCACGCGTTTCGCTAACAGAAGCGAGACTCGCAAAAGTTCCAGCGGAAAAATGGGATCGGTCGAATGTATCCATCAAGAGAGGCGACGCCCGAGCGCTTCCCTACGAGAAAGACACCTTTGATCTAGTATTAACGTCGGTCCCCTATTTTGGCGCTGACAGAAGTCCCGATCATGGTTGGACGAGAGCCACAGGACAACTCTACTTTAGCGAAATATACGAGGAGTACATTGGCCACATGGAGGTCGTACTTAAAGAGTTGAGCCGAGTGCTTAAACCGGGTGGCCGCTGCATTCTAGTAGCAGAAAACATTCGCAACCGCGACGGTCACTTTTTCCCGATGGCGTGGGATATTGCTCGGATCATGGGTTTCTTGTTTCAGTTGAAAGACGAGCGCATTCTTACCTACCCGCGCTCCCTGCACAAAGAAAAGATCACCGTTGAAAGTGATCCGTTCGCTACCAACCGACGTCACGAGTACGTCTTGGTTGGCATTAAAACTGCGTATTGA